The region ttgtcttctgcatattcatcttcaacccaattcttgcactttctcgatgaaggtcctcaatgatttgttgtaattcctctccattgttgctcaataggacaatgtcatctgcaaaccgaaggttgctgagatattcgccgtcgatcctcactcctaatccttcccagtctaagagcttggatacttcttctaagcatgcagtgaatagcattggagagattgtgtctccttgcctgacccctttcttgataggtatctttctacttttcttgtggagaaccaaggtagctgtggaatccttgtagatatttgccaagatattcacgtatgcctcctctactccttgattacgcaatgcctctatgactgctggtatttctactgaatcgaatgcctttcataatctatgaaagccatatagagaggttgattgtactccgaagatttctcgattacctgattgatggcatggatatggtccatcgtagaatatcccttcctgaagccagcctgttctcttggttgactgaagtcaagtgttgtcctgattctattggaaattatcttggtgaatattttatacaatactgaaagcaagctaatggatctgtaattcttcaattctttaacgtctcccttcttatggataagtataatgttggcgttcttccagctctctggtacacttgaagttgtgaggcattgcgtataaagggccgcaagcttttcaagcatgatatctcctccatctttgattaaatctactgttattccatcttctccaggcgcttttcccctggtcatgtctttcaaggcccttctaacttcatcgctagttatagaaggagcttctgtatccggttcatcactatttcgaatgaaagtagcttggctgctttggctactgtacaggtcagtatagaattcttctgctgcttttactatgtcatcggaattgctgatgatattaccatgcttatctttcagtgcatacatcttgccttgtcctatgcctagttttcttcttactgatttcatgctgcgtccatattttacggcttcctcaatttttcccacgttataatttcgaatatcccttactttcttcttgttgatcagttttgacagttcagcgaattctatctgatctcttgagttggacactttcatgttttgtcgtttctttattaggtcctttgtttcttgggagagcttccctacaggttgctttggtgccttacctcccacttcaattgctgcttctgagatcagcctagttacggtttaattcattagctctatgttatcttcatcttcctgttctaaagctgcatatttgtttgcgagcaccagcctgaattggtctgctttcacccttactgcgtctaggttggcctgtttccttgtgactaatttcactctttctctcttcaaattgagagaaatcctagaccttactaacctatggtcactgcactttaccttacctaaaacttctacattctgcactatgcttggatcggcagagagtatgaaatctatttcattccttgtttctccattagggcttttccaggtccacttcctgttggtgcgcttcctgaagaatgtattcattattcggagcctattcctttccgcgaattccaccaacatctctcctcttgcattcctagaatcgatgccgtagtttccaattgcttgctcgccaacctgatttttgcccacttttgcattgaagtcgcccatgactacagtatactgagtttgcacctttctcattgctaattccacatcttcataaaactgttctatctcttcatcatcgtgactggaagttggggcgtaggcttgtactaccttcattttgtacctcctattcagctttattatgacgacagctaccctctcactaatgctgtaaaattcatcaatgttgcccgctatgttgttatggactagaaatcctaccccggattctctcttatctggaagacctctgtagcagaggacgtggccgttagtcagcactgtgtaagcttcaccagttcttctaacctcactaaggccaataatatcccaggcaatgcctgataattcctcaaatagtcctgctaagctagacTCACTCgaaagggtgcgcgtgttgagcgttgccaggttcagtttcagATGTTCAGATGTGTAGATAACATACGTTATCTACACATCTATAAACATCATTTGCAACTCTCGTTTCTTTCTGCGGCGGCTTCGTTCAGAAGGTCATGGAAAGAATGAAATATAGTGTAGTGAGATTTCGCGGTGAACATTAGAGAAACGCGCATAACCATATCAAAGACGCAGCGATTGACTTGTTGGTCGAATTCTGTGGACGGACAATGCAGTATGGAAATGTATTTTTGGAGGCGATTATTTACCTATAAGGGGTCCTTAAAGGAAGTGTGTGCTACTTATTCCCTGTTGAGTGCAGATGTTGATTAACCATAAATTTCTTTTTACCGCAGAACGTCTACATTTTACATCTTCAAAGTTTGAATACGAATACGGCTGCCTGAACAGGCAGTGCATAGGTCGCCCCACTCCAAAGCGAACACCTCATCAGTATTCTTTGCAGTACTACCTTAACGTTTGTTTTACTTAACGATATTTGCTTCTGgttaaacaccctgtatttcctctctctctcccttatgCTCaatgaggcagaaaaaaaagaccAACATACCGCGTAACGCAGGTATCTGTCATTGCAAGATAGTCTGCCGGCGTGTTGCTCTGAACgcttgaatactaatgaagtGTTTTGCTTAAGGATGAAAAATCTTAACCACAATGGGAACGAGACTATACGGGATTCGCGAATGTGCCGTTCAATCAGAGCGACACCTGTGCCTCTGCCTTCCAGCATGTTCTCTCGTGCTTACTGTTTCCCCATCCGACATTGGCCATACAGTGCTGAGTAACACTGGTTCTCGTTCTACCACCGACCCTAAGCAACATtgggcgatagcaaattagtggacagctatacgaagtaaggatagtagatttatcagcaatataaacttgtaaacttagacatactaactaaatgaacaaacatgtcaagcgcgcacaagcaaacatgaacacatctcactcgatgaccgcggaaactcgctgtcaaaacgttggagtgaggaagcgcggcaggaGCATTGAGCGGATTGCCATTCCTGCTGCGTCTCGAATGAACGCGaactaatggcgtttttcactggtcgatctggagcaggattttttgctccacggctgcgaatccgcatttcactggtcgagctggagcgggttcgcgctttccactggtcgtttcggatcaacttgctccgcgccggatcgctctcacttgctccgctgccgaggcgcggattcgggcggaaataggacgagagGATACGTCACTTCCGTTCGCTGGGGGACGGTgatcttggtggccatggaaacatGCAGAGTGGAAGTCGATATTTGTGACGTGTGTGAGCAGACTTCCTGTACGATCCAGctcggagcattttcgctctccgctggcagattagggttggtgaattgcgagcgctcgctccaggatttcggcggccgctccagatcgaccagtgaaaaactcCATAAGTCGCTAAAACACTgcgcacggcggactctgtccccgtggCAGATAATATTCAAGACACAGCTGCCCGGGCGGGTGCGCGCGGCCGTCGGGCAGCTGTGTCTattttacggaacctcacggcgacggcgacgacgacggtgatgccgacggcagaaatccgcttgaagtgttcatataattgctatcgcaataataaaatattgattgattattgatatCAGTCATCAATGCCAAAAACAAGGCATGTTCATATcaagtatgtattttttttttgcagatgacCAGCGCTGTCCTGCGTACCGTCGTCCTCGCCGGCCTGATGGGAGCGGTCACGCTCGGCCAACAGACCTGCGCTCCACCGTCCACGTCGTGGGCAGGCCGCCGAGTCGTAGACTTGTCCTTCAGCTACAACGACCGCACCGTCTACTGGGACGACGACGGACGCTTTCGCATCAACGCCACCGTGCAGTCGAACGATGTCGAGGACTGGTGCGTACCAGCTTTCTACTAGCTGATTTATCGGCCATCCCTGGCCATATTACTAGTAGATTATACCTTGCATTCCTTGGAAAAACCGTTTTGATGCAGCGAAGGAAAACTTTTGGCTGGCTGATTTGAGTGGCACACATTATAACGGTAATGTCGGCTACGTTCGTCGCCTTGCACTCCGTAATGTTGAACGCTGGCTGAATAGTCCCTTCTGTCGCAAACAATGATTAACTGTCTAATAATGTGCAAAGATTTTATTACCAGGAGCAACGAACTACATTGGGAAAAATTATAGGTGGTAGCATGATTGATCGACCGAGCACTTTCTAATAATGCTCGTACTTACCGAGTAGTTAAAGCTTGATTTAATGTGCACTGGGTCATGTAACATTATTTAGTAATATAAACAAAATCACCGACTGAACGTACATGTATGAGTTGACTATTCCCTGCAGCCAttatgagaaaaagaaagctattCCTTTATCATTGCTGATGTAACACGAACCGTTGAACATTCCATCAAACGTAGTAGTGCGTTCAGTAAGGTGGTCGTGTGTCGCAATACTCCTCAGAATAAATTGGAAAGGAGTCACATTGTGTAAGCGGAGGGTTAACTTTACACgcaacagtgttttttttttaatttttcctgtAACGACGGGAAAGAAGTGGCGAAATATGCCGTATCGAAAGGTACGTGCAGttaagttcgaaaaaaaaaaacggcaataaaaaaaaacccaCAGTAGCAAACAAAAGATGTGAAATAAACAACTGCTACCTGAAAGTAAGAAATCGTACACCATTTCTACAATTTACATTTATTGTTAGTCTGCAAAAGAAACGCCTTGGCTACGCATCAGTGCAACTTCACTATTTCTCGAGCTCCAGTGTATGCTAGGGAGAGGCTGATTCTGTAAAGAATTAGCCACTCACAAAATGGAACCACACACATTGTAACAATTGCTACAACGATTAGTGTGAGGTTGCATTTTTTAAAAGGATGGTACGCTTCTTGTTCCTAATCCTGAGCACAGATGTGTTGAACGTCACGCATTGTGAGAATTTTCCGCGTGCTGGCAGGCTGCGTAGGACTAATGTGAGTTTTTAAATGATAACCTGGAAGGCTGCGTTGAAGTGAACTGCGGAGCCTAAGGCACGGATTTATGGTCATAAAGAGTAATAAAATGGCCTCCTCTAACTGAGGAGAGATTAAGCGCCCTTTTCCTATGTCGAAATGTAGGAGTGCTGTTTTAGCGGCACTCGTGTATTCGGCAAGGTGAATATTTGATGCGCCGCGTTTAGATAGGGAGGAAATGCGAGAAcctcgtgtacttcgatttaggcaattattaaagaactccaggtggtcaaaactaatcggGAGTCCCCAAcgacgccgtgcctcataatcacatcgtggctTTGGAACGTGAAATCCATGAATTTAATTACTTTTGAAGATCAAATTGCAATCCAGCGACATTGTTTTGAGGCCATCGCCGTGATACATGGTACCATAATTTGCACAATGCATTATCTGCTGAAGTCACGTACGCATTGGGAGATATAACCACGACATCGTATAGACTAGCTTATTGAAGCCAGTCTATAGTGTCAGGTGCTTTGAAGGGCTAggttaaggttttttttttttaacgtgtttTTACATGGCGCGTCTCTGCTCGCCTCCCTCCGAAGCAGCTTTGGGTGCCGAAGAACGGTGCTCCATGGACGAAAGAAAGCAAAGAACGAAACcagcaaataaaaaataaaataaaaaagaaacactgaGCACAGGAAAACCGCCGTAAAACTACCGCAAAAGACAAAGCGGTAACCCCTGCCGACAAAACAATAAAAATGCAACTGCTCGTAAAAATACCTAAAAACTCACAActtaaaaaaatttgaaaagaaaaaaagtgacaggcctgcgcggcacacgaagCAGTCgaagcgtaagctggaggagcggctctaTATAGTAGCTTCATATTCTGCAGCACGCACTACACGGCCTTGGCGGCGAAGTCTCTGCgacgttttcacgagaacgacctCAACTGTAcccccggcgtcgatggcgagcccCGGCTtctgctgctctctgcacagccaTTTGCTGAGCTCGACGTTgactggttgcagccgcgcgcgtagcacTACGATTGACTTCTTCAttagcggttcgtaccttgtgaggaggCGTGATAACGTGTGCCGAatagtaaacacaggtatcgagagtATACGCTGCTGCGCACGTGTCACATttcttgacccgtggcacgatacaatgctgttgatgatgatgatgatgatgatttattggcatcccacTTGAAACGGTTAGGTGACAAAgagttacctagcctgcttgaattaacCTATAGTATGCTATACGGATTCTTCATTCTAGCAGTTCTGTATGCATTTCCTTAATCTCCTTTTTCTTCCTGAACACTTCTCTATCTACCTGTACAAccgctacatggcgtgccacctggtacaataatatgcaactgcaatgcaaagtttgcacgtatcgacgcaACACGGCGCGCATGTCGCATCGCGTGACTCCTCACGCACTATAGAGGACGCATGTACATGGGATGTTTCTGCAGCTGCTGGAAAGCGCTGGCGTAGCGCAGTGGTAGATTACCTGACTCACGCGCAGAATgcccgggtttgatcccggccggaactgtgtgtttttttctcattcctggcTATAGCTGCGACGCACACCTGAGGCGGCCGACATCACCAACCgaagcggctattggaatgatcttatcaataacagcttacgctataTATAACAGCTCAGTGCCTATCTCCGAGAACCGCAAGctggccccacgttgggcgccaaatgtGGGCTCAGGGCTTCTGAGTCAGACAGCCAGCTGACGCTCCCTAAGACGGACACCAGGCTTACAAACCGAGAACACAAGCTTTACCGCGTCGTGTCTATAGGCATCAACCGCAGCGGCGGCCGGGCGCCACTGGCGCGTGCTGCGGAGTGCCGTAATGATAGGAGCGCACACCACAGTGTATACAAACACCGCTCCACGGAGATAATGATGATGCCGACAAAGATGTTGTTTATTATAGGTTACCTTGAAGGTCTACTATCTGCATTAGGAAGGTGCGGGTGATGAATAAAGCTTTTCATTAAAAGATGGTTAAACACAAATTATTTTTCAGTGAACTGGCAGTAAAGTTTAACTGCGACTTAAGTGTCAAGTGCGCTTACCACATTATAGCATTAGATTGCGTGGGTTTAAAGATATTTACGTTGCCATTATTTTTGTTCCGACATCTCCAGTGTAGTGCACGTGAGGAAAGCAAGCAATACGTGATATGCGAGCTTAATATACAAAAAAAATATCCCGATAACATTTCGCACCAGCTGAACCACTAGCAAGGACACGACaataaaatagaataaaataAATGCAAGCGAACAAACGGGCGAGAAACAGGTGACAGAACTTCCAGCATTCAGTGAATTCTCCTCCAGAGCCATCTTCTTGGAGCACGCAGGAAAGATAAAGAACCTCCGAGCCTGCTCGGAAAACAACCCTTTCGGCGTGGCTGCTTATGTCTTGCTTCTCCGAAGACACCTTCGCGGCGTACTAAACATAGCTGGCACGCAGTGGTGTCCCCGTAGTAATCGCCGCCGCGAAGAAAGGCTAACTTTAGCCACCTGCCTGTCGAGTAAGTCTCGACACGAAACATCTGAACTGGAGAATAGCGGCGAAACTGTTGTGACGTTTCAACTCAGGGTAAAAGTTCGACTAAGAAATAAATGAACAATAAACGAGCTCATGTGATTATAGGTCGTTAAAACTAGCAAGATATGCTCTATACCGTCTCGCCGGGCATGCGTCTGTGGAAACAGGAATATTCGATTGCTGACATGACATTGTCGGCTCCTCACTTTTTTTTACGTTAAATGACTGTGCTGGACCGCGAAACCTCCGAAAATTTACTCGAAAGCGTCAGAGTagcctaaataatttactatattAACTTTTTTTCCCAATAAACTTCGGGTTTGCTTTCCTTGAGTTGTATGAGTGGTGGCTTCATGACACAGATGGAGGTCACGTAGCAACATAGCAGACGACCGAAGAGCGAGCCACGCACGCCTAAAGACAGCAGTACCGTgattatttgtttctttttttttgcatgacaaCCTTTCTGGATGCCCTCGACAAGTATAAACATTTAACTGCGCAACTATCGCGGGAAGCGACAAGGACAACATAAAAACTAACAGGACTGTTACATAGCGCATGAAACATCTGGTCACCAACTGCGGCACATCAAATTTGATTAGCAGGTTAGGCAGTTTGTTTAAATGTGTGCCGCAGGTGTGATTTAGGACGCATGTGCGGAGTAAACGagaatgaaggaagaaagcccACCAACATGAACTTCGCATAGTTACCAATTTGGTAATCTAATGTATGTTCACCGTTGCGTCGTTATTTGTACTGCGGTAATTATCTTGGTAGTTTTGCTTCAGGAAAACTGGTAGAGCGTGTTACCAGAAAACACCGACTGCGTGTATATTAAAGTCAGTCAAGTCACAAGCCCGAAACAATTgttgctgtaaagatgcttgttggCGCTTCCAGATGTGGAACAATTGAACTAGAAAATAAACGTCGTAACAAAATAGTATACTGTAATTGAAGTTGCGTACGTGCACCAGAGATTCGAAAACACCAGACACATACCAAATCACTAATAAAGACGAAATGGCAATATAAAGAAGAACTGTATACAGTGTGTAGACGGGGCAAAACAACATTCGCACAATAGCCAGAAAACACTATAGTGAGGTTTATGGGTATAAAATAATTGATTTTTGTGTTCTCTGAAAGGATTGGAGCTTTAGTAAGTTCAGATCAAGGGGTATTCAGTTTTGAAAGAACCCTGCACAGGTGTAAACAAATCTAGTGGGGTCTTTTACTGACACCTAATGGTCGAAAACTGCAACTTATTTTCTATGTTTTGCGCTGTCACAGGGTGTCTGAGTGCCAGTTCGGTGGTATGCACtccacttattaggcgtatctaCAAGTTTGATGCAGGATTATGCAGGCCGCTGGTGGCCGTGATGGCGCTACTTACATTCCTGTTACTTGTTCTAGATTGTGTGcagtgttcgttttttttttgttctttttcattTAATATTTGCGTCTTGTTTTCTCCTTATAGTTTTTTATTTCCCGAGCAGTGCTTGAGACTTTTTGGAAAGGCGGTCCCAAGGAGACATTCCTTCTCTGTTTGTCCCCACTTAATAAATTAACAAATATGTCGCAGGGTATTGATTGACGAAATCTCGACACCCACGCACGGGGGCACCCACATGGACGCACCGCGGCACTTCAACAAGCTCGGCTGGTCCGCCTCCGAGATACCGCTCGACCGACTCCTCATGGTGCCCATCGCGCTCATCGACGTTCAGCAGGAAGCGGCGCGCAACGCCAGCTACCTCATGCCCACCGCCGAGGTCCTTCGGTGGGAGGCGCAGAACGGCCCACTGCCGCCCAACTGCCTGCTTCTCATCCGCTCCGGATGGTCCAAAGTGCGTACACGCAGCGCTTCTCGTGCTTGATCTGTACTCTTCTGCGTgtctgatgataagtggttcttgagggaaagggaaaggttggcgctatcttctgcagcccttgagggagcacggctcagcgccaacggggaggggtaagtgggagcgaaagaagaaagaagaagaagatgtgtGTCTCGTATTGAAaaaatgcgagagagagagagagagaaaagcaaaggaaaggcggagaggttaaccagaggacaTCTCCGGTTGGGCTATACTGTACTAGGGAAGGGGGAAACGAGCATCAAAGAATGAAAGAAATTGAATATTTATGAAATTTCTGACAACGTGAAAAGGAAATAACAATTTCTTTTCCGGGAACTTTGTAAACATCGCAAACCGATCTATTTAGCATTCTGAGATGCCACTCGGTTATAAAGATCCCATGTTGCGCACACACATTAGCGTTTCTGCTGGGAGGCCGTGTCCGTATACCACGCAGTGGCGCATACGCTGGTCAAAGCGGAACGGTCACTAAACGACAAGCTAAATCTGTCCAATGCTTTCTTTTGGGTGCTAACAAACGTCGACGTTCTTGCATCGGTCTCGTACTGGGCACTGTCTATGTGCGACGCCGCTAACACCACTGCCGGCGTTCcttcatcgcgccagcgttgtgagacgcctggtctCTTGCAGGACACTGTTCCTGCCGCGCAGCAGAAGTGGCCTCGCAGGCTGCCTTGTCGCCTATGCGTATTGTTAGAACACCGTGTTTGGTGTTCGAGCGCAACGCCAAGTCtcgctatcgctttcaatgctttgcctttggCCGGAACTACTAACCTTTCTTCAGGTATTCATTGATTTTGTTAATCCTACCTTGACAGTCATTACAGGGAAGGAACTACAGAAAACCGAGATATAGAAACATTGCATTCTCAAGCACACATTCTCAAAAGTTAATTTGACGTCCAGTCATCACGCTCTTATGCAGCTGAAATAGGTGTCAAGTGCACGTCGATATCATCTCTCAGCCTTTTTCATTCCCTCGGAAATTCTCGTTAGCTTCAAGAATTACCACCCGCTGACCTTCAAAGCTGTATTGCTTTTTTTTAGAGAAGGGAGGCCGTATAGGGCTGCCTGCCTGTTTGAAGGACTCTGCCTTTTCCTAACACACTGTGCGGACGTAGCCTGCTTTGTTGCATGCTGTGTCTCATGTTACGGGTTTGTGGCGCCGAGATAGATTTCGAACGTTCGCACGCATTTGGGCGTGTTTAATGTGCGGCAAATGGCCAGGTGCAAGAAAAAACTAACTTTGGATGCCCTGCACTCTACTTGGCACAAAACAACCTTGCACCGACGGGATTGAATGATGATGTCTGGTATGGAAGTTCATATCATCAAGTGAAAACAACGCTATCTTCATATggcttttcttaatgcacgtcaTCTTATGTGAGAAATTGTGACGATGTTTTTGCATATTTTGtgcacgtagaaaaaaaaaaccgacaatAGAGTactttctttttcaaaatcgtTTTTATTTTCTGAGCCCGCCATTTTTTTTCTGGACATTGGTAAATTACAGAAATTTCTAGTTATTCCTTCTTTACCTTTCTGCTAGTGATAAGCTTTATCTTTCTTCGCCAAACTGCAAAAATCATTGTGttaatttaaaaagaaaactgctttATGCATAGTATTAACCCAGTTCATAAACTGGTACGCACTCCGCAGCTATATCAGGTACCACAGAGCACCCAAAATACGTGTTCAGCGTCTGCATTACAGACAACTTAAACTGGTTCATTCGTGCACTTTGGGACCTTTGATAGAAAATAATTGCTTATCTAACTTGTATTTTATAAGCTAAAATGAAGTTACGCACTCGAGTTCTATTATTTTGCATTTTCCGCACTCTCCTTATCACCAAAATGAagggaaaacagaaagaaaaaaccacatcatctcaccctaagGGCAACCATGgcgggatgcgaaagcatcgaggggggtgcgcatcgagtttccgtttcgtttcacttggcaacacaacccaatgaaagttagagtgagagaatgtattgagaagagaggagacgtttgtacggggttgttgcgtctttatttagagatcgtacgtgattcctagcgtcggtgcgcgcggtatcttgaagacgatggctttgtggtcggtgaagtgtagcgtcaatgggtcttgctgcagagggtcgagtttgaaatttgcgaagaggagggctatgcacgttcccctgatggtggcgggttgcttgtgatcttggggaAATCcatcgcaaagagtatacgtccgtcatgtgctgcaccagccaatcggttgtcagtatgtctacgttgaagtcccctgc is a window of Dermacentor silvarum isolate Dsil-2018 chromosome 4, BIME_Dsil_1.4, whole genome shotgun sequence DNA encoding:
- the LOC119448242 gene encoding isatin hydrolase; the protein is MTSAVLRTVVLAGLMGAVTLGQQTCAPPSTSWAGRRVVDLSFSYNDRTVYWDDDGRFRINATVQSNDVEDWVLIDEISTPTHGGTHMDAPRHFNKLGWSASEIPLDRLLMVPIALIDVQQEAARNASYLMPTAEVLRWEAQNGPLPPNCLLLIRSGWSKYYNNRNAFYGLDQYGLRHFPAIEPAAVEFLTRQRSVAGVGIETASVDFYGVTRSHHLLAAANVYILENLADLSLVPPVGAHAIVMPMKIDGGGGAPTRVVALLP